Proteins encoded within one genomic window of Edaphobacter lichenicola:
- a CDS encoding M61 family metallopeptidase, with amino-acid sequence MMSWWKKCAGAALAATVSTLVAGAQTAPITLSVDLTDAPRKILHATEVMPVTAGPLTVVYPKWIPGEHGPTGPIENMAGFFITANGQPVKWERDKVDMFAYHLTVPQGVTQLEMKIDFLASSALSGFSAGGSTSENLALLSWNTLLVYPADTDASQVMFTPSVKLPGGWNLGTALDKDGGSGQTSTFKTVSLEQLIDSPVLAGRYFREIPLAPEISPKHYLDMAADGPEQLNLSKEHIADFDKLVRETGALYKSRHYGSYHFLVTLSDEVAHFGLEHHQSSDDRVMATTFTDDREFVLDGLLLPHEFTHSWNGKYRRPAGLATSNYQKPMEGDLLWVYEGLTEYLGDVLAARCGIWTPEQYKQRLSTIAAEYDNRPGRTWRDIQDTATAAQILYSTGGGWDNWRLSVDYYDEGELVWLDVDTTIRKMTNGKKTIDDFVAKFHGLGGDTAPKVVPYTFDDVVAGLNSVVANDWATFLRTRLDSNSYHAPLGGLENGGYKLTYTDKPNAWSTLEDQQSESFNFWYSIGLHANKAGNVSDVLKGGVADKSGIGPGMKIVAVNGRAYTPDVLKAAIHDAKDSGPAAELITLNTGYYKVVKLDYHEGERYPTLERVPSVPDRLNDILKPATK; translated from the coding sequence ATGATGAGTTGGTGGAAGAAGTGTGCCGGAGCAGCTCTGGCCGCAACGGTGAGCACTTTAGTAGCAGGTGCGCAGACCGCGCCGATTACCTTGAGTGTCGATCTGACAGACGCTCCCCGAAAGATCCTTCACGCAACCGAGGTCATGCCGGTGACCGCCGGGCCGCTGACCGTCGTCTATCCCAAGTGGATTCCGGGCGAGCACGGCCCCACCGGCCCCATCGAAAACATGGCCGGATTCTTCATCACCGCCAACGGCCAGCCCGTAAAGTGGGAGCGCGACAAGGTGGATATGTTCGCCTATCACCTCACCGTACCGCAGGGCGTCACGCAGCTTGAGATGAAGATCGACTTCCTTGCCTCCTCCGCTCTCTCGGGATTCTCCGCAGGCGGATCGACCAGCGAAAACCTCGCGCTCCTCAGCTGGAACACGCTGCTGGTCTACCCTGCCGACACCGACGCAAGCCAGGTCATGTTCACTCCATCCGTAAAACTGCCAGGTGGCTGGAACCTCGGAACCGCGTTGGACAAAGATGGCGGCTCAGGCCAGACCTCAACCTTCAAGACCGTCAGCCTCGAGCAACTGATCGACTCCCCCGTCCTCGCCGGCCGCTACTTCCGCGAGATCCCCCTCGCTCCCGAGATCTCGCCGAAGCACTACCTCGACATGGCCGCCGACGGCCCCGAGCAGCTCAACCTTTCGAAGGAGCACATCGCCGACTTCGACAAGCTGGTGCGCGAGACCGGCGCTCTCTATAAGTCCCGCCACTACGGCTCCTATCACTTCCTCGTCACACTTAGCGACGAGGTCGCACACTTCGGCCTTGAGCATCATCAGTCCAGCGACGACCGTGTCATGGCAACTACCTTCACCGACGATCGCGAGTTCGTGCTCGACGGCCTGCTGCTGCCGCACGAGTTCACCCATAGCTGGAACGGCAAGTACCGCCGCCCCGCAGGCCTCGCCACCAGCAACTACCAGAAGCCGATGGAGGGCGACCTCCTCTGGGTCTACGAAGGATTGACTGAGTACCTCGGCGACGTCCTCGCCGCGCGCTGCGGCATCTGGACCCCCGAGCAATACAAGCAGCGGCTCTCCACCATCGCCGCCGAGTACGACAACCGCCCCGGCCGCACCTGGCGCGACATTCAGGACACCGCAACCGCCGCCCAGATTCTCTACTCCACAGGTGGCGGATGGGACAACTGGCGTCTCAGCGTCGACTACTACGACGAGGGCGAACTCGTCTGGCTCGACGTCGACACCACGATTCGCAAGATGACCAACGGCAAAAAAACCATCGACGATTTCGTCGCGAAGTTCCACGGCCTCGGCGGAGACACAGCACCCAAGGTCGTTCCCTATACCTTTGACGATGTTGTCGCAGGCCTCAACAGCGTCGTCGCGAACGACTGGGCAACCTTCCTGCGCACTCGCCTCGATTCAAACTCCTACCACGCGCCGCTCGGCGGCCTCGAAAATGGAGGCTACAAACTCACCTACACCGACAAGCCCAACGCGTGGAGCACGCTCGAAGACCAGCAGTCCGAATCCTTCAACTTCTGGTACTCCATCGGCCTGCACGCAAACAAGGCCGGCAATGTGTCCGATGTCCTCAAGGGTGGAGTCGCCGACAAGAGCGGCATTGGACCAGGGATGAAGATCGTCGCCGTCAACGGTCGCGCCTACACCCCTGATGTGCTCAAGGCCGCGATACACGATGCGAAGGACTCCGGCCCGGCAGCCGAGCTGATCACCTTGAACACTGGCTACTACAAGGTAGTCAAGCTCGACTATCACGAAGGCGAACGTTATCCCACGCTGGAGCGCGTCCCGTCGGTCCCCGATCGACTGAACGATATCCTGAAACCTGCGACGAAGTAA
- a CDS encoding YihY/virulence factor BrkB family protein — protein sequence MLRRDVMHYEPVENKVSAATSSGRRSIYLARTPVVNASLCCVNERIKGEGSAAIPSEGPTHDPAHGTRVERRIWDLVSRSPLHSLWNLEGIPVRVVAKHTWNAFFDDNLVGRAAELGFYFLFALFPSLVTATALLGLAARSASHIYYSLLGYLSIVLPHDAMGMVLETFNQTTAAATSGKLTFGLVAAIWSASVGFSAIQDSLNVVYRVKETRSYFAARFSAIGVTILLMGLVTLMLASLLGADFFARLAHLRIYDHFVAALAAVTVRGLGWVLAAVLLSIFFAVIYYFAPDVKRSQWHWLTPGAAIGIVGWALASIGLRLYVHLFNNYSVTYGSLGAVIILLTWFYLTGLMLLLGAEINSEIEAAAAAKRLLVLEQNDLAAATASAMQVPDSSAPKPAA from the coding sequence ATGCTCCGACGTGATGTTATGCACTATGAGCCGGTGGAAAACAAGGTTTCAGCGGCTACCTCTTCGGGCAGGCGCAGCATCTACCTTGCCAGAACGCCCGTTGTAAACGCCTCGTTATGTTGCGTCAACGAGCGAATCAAGGGCGAAGGGAGCGCCGCCATTCCTTCCGAGGGACCAACACACGATCCGGCTCACGGCACTCGCGTAGAGCGGCGCATCTGGGATCTTGTGTCGCGTTCTCCGCTCCACTCCCTGTGGAATCTTGAGGGGATTCCGGTCAGGGTGGTTGCGAAGCATACCTGGAATGCTTTCTTTGACGATAATCTCGTCGGACGTGCGGCGGAGTTAGGTTTTTACTTCCTCTTCGCGCTCTTTCCCAGTCTCGTGACTGCGACGGCGCTGCTTGGGCTCGCCGCCCGTTCCGCCTCGCATATCTACTACTCTCTGCTGGGGTATCTTTCGATCGTTCTGCCGCACGATGCGATGGGGATGGTGCTTGAGACCTTTAACCAGACGACCGCCGCTGCGACCAGCGGGAAGCTTACCTTCGGCCTGGTTGCGGCGATATGGAGCGCGTCTGTCGGGTTCTCCGCGATTCAGGATTCATTGAATGTTGTTTACCGCGTCAAAGAGACTCGATCGTATTTTGCCGCAAGGTTCTCCGCGATTGGCGTCACCATTCTGCTGATGGGTCTGGTTACACTGATGCTGGCCTCGCTGCTGGGTGCGGACTTCTTCGCTCGGCTCGCCCATCTACGGATCTACGATCACTTTGTGGCGGCGCTGGCGGCGGTTACGGTGCGAGGGCTTGGCTGGGTGCTCGCCGCTGTTCTGCTGTCGATCTTCTTTGCGGTCATCTATTACTTCGCGCCGGATGTGAAACGGAGCCAGTGGCATTGGCTTACTCCAGGTGCGGCCATCGGTATCGTAGGGTGGGCACTGGCTTCGATTGGTCTACGACTGTATGTTCATCTTTTCAATAACTATTCGGTCACCTACGGCTCGCTCGGCGCGGTGATTATTCTGCTTACGTGGTTTTATCTGACGGGCCTGATGTTGCTGCTGGGGGCTGAGATCAACAGCGAAATAGAAGCCGCCGCCGCGGCGAAGCGTCTGCTCGTGCTGGAGCAAAACGATCTCGCGGCGGCGACGGCTTCTGCGATGCAAGTGCCGGATTCAAGTGCTCCGAAGCCTGCAGCTTGA
- a CDS encoding MBL fold metallo-hydrolase produces the protein MHRTWRGRPFAVRKMEQLWRLVRESHEQPMTGTPRPVQLVKPDELGVTFIGHSSFLLQVHGRKLLVDPVFSKRLIVLRRQRHPGVMVEELPPIDIVLLTHAHMDHLDMASLRRVIRATRRLTGQTPEVVVPRGVEDLVERLGFSKIHGLAWWELIEVQGLKVTMTPCKHWGARMFRDTHRGYGGYVVEGGGQSVYHSGDTAYFDGFSEIGAKLKPKVALLPIGAYFPDTYRSVHTSPEEAVRGFVELGAEQMVPMHYGTFRLGREPMEEPLQRLEAEGERLGIKGKIKILAEGETMHLCPVPSIR, from the coding sequence ATGCATAGAACATGGCGAGGCCGGCCGTTTGCGGTGAGAAAGATGGAGCAGCTCTGGCGGTTAGTGCGCGAGAGCCACGAGCAGCCGATGACGGGAACTCCCCGGCCAGTTCAGTTGGTAAAACCAGACGAGCTTGGAGTCACCTTCATCGGGCACTCCTCCTTTCTCCTGCAGGTTCACGGACGAAAGCTGCTCGTTGATCCGGTCTTTTCAAAGCGCCTGATCGTACTCCGCCGGCAACGGCATCCCGGCGTCATGGTCGAGGAGCTCCCCCCCATCGACATCGTCCTTCTAACGCACGCGCACATGGACCATCTCGATATGGCATCCCTCCGCCGCGTCATTCGCGCAACACGCAGGCTGACTGGCCAGACCCCCGAGGTCGTAGTGCCCCGCGGCGTCGAGGATCTGGTCGAACGACTAGGCTTCTCCAAAATCCACGGCCTGGCATGGTGGGAGCTGATCGAGGTGCAGGGCCTCAAAGTTACGATGACTCCCTGCAAGCATTGGGGAGCGAGGATGTTTCGCGACACCCACCGCGGCTACGGCGGATACGTCGTCGAAGGCGGCGGCCAGTCCGTCTATCACTCCGGCGACACCGCCTACTTCGATGGATTCAGCGAGATCGGCGCAAAACTTAAACCCAAAGTCGCCCTCCTTCCCATCGGCGCCTACTTTCCCGACACCTACCGCTCGGTTCACACCAGCCCGGAGGAGGCAGTACGCGGCTTCGTTGAACTGGGCGCAGAGCAAATGGTGCCGATGCACTACGGCACCTTCCGTTTGGGGCGGGAGCCGATGGAGGAGCCCCTGCAAAGGCTCGAAGCAGAAGGGGAACGGTTGGGCATTAAAGGAAAGATAAAAATTCTCGCAGAGGGCGAGACCATGCACCTTTGCCCTGTACCCAGCATCCGATAG
- a CDS encoding aldo/keto reductase, translating to MATSTVNAKASGTFSIGGDLPVHRMGYGAMRITGDGIWGAPKDVEGAKKVLRHAVELGINFIDTADAYGPEVSEQLIGEALSPYAKGVVIATKGGLTRQGPNQWLPVGRPEYLTQQVEMSLRRLKVDRIDLWQLHRIDPKVPVEESLGAIKKLQEQGKIRHIGLSEVKPHEIDQARKVVEIVSVQNQYNIGDRQHEDVVEYCTKHKLAFIPWFPVAAGKLAQPGGKLDAAAKRHHATVSQLSLAWLLHRSPVMLPIPGTTSVQHLEENVAAADVKLSAAEWKEIQDSAK from the coding sequence ATGGCTACTTCAACAGTAAACGCGAAAGCAAGCGGAACGTTTTCGATCGGCGGAGACCTCCCGGTCCACCGCATGGGATACGGCGCGATGCGCATCACCGGCGACGGAATCTGGGGCGCGCCCAAAGATGTCGAAGGCGCAAAAAAAGTCCTGCGACACGCCGTCGAGCTCGGCATCAACTTCATCGACACCGCAGATGCCTACGGCCCTGAAGTGAGCGAGCAGCTTATCGGAGAAGCATTGTCTCCCTACGCGAAGGGCGTCGTCATCGCAACCAAAGGCGGCTTGACCAGGCAGGGACCGAACCAGTGGCTGCCGGTAGGACGTCCCGAGTATCTGACCCAGCAGGTTGAAATGAGCCTGCGCAGGTTGAAAGTCGACCGCATCGACCTCTGGCAACTGCACCGCATCGACCCGAAGGTGCCCGTCGAAGAGTCCCTCGGCGCAATCAAAAAACTCCAGGAGCAGGGCAAGATCCGCCACATCGGCCTGAGCGAAGTAAAGCCTCACGAGATCGACCAGGCTCGCAAGGTCGTTGAGATCGTCAGCGTGCAGAACCAGTACAACATTGGCGATCGTCAGCACGAAGACGTCGTCGAGTACTGCACCAAACACAAGCTCGCCTTCATCCCCTGGTTCCCAGTAGCGGCGGGCAAACTCGCTCAGCCCGGCGGCAAGCTCGACGCCGCCGCAAAGCGACACCACGCGACGGTCTCGCAGCTTTCACTGGCATGGCTGCTCCACCGTTCCCCGGTCATGCTACCCATCCCAGGCACGACTTCGGTACAGCATCTCGAAGAGAACGTAGCCGCAGCCGATGTAAAGCTGTCCGCCGCCGAGTGGAAAGAGATCCAAGACTCCGCAAAATAA
- a CDS encoding NAD(P)/FAD-dependent oxidoreductase yields MAVSAATGSGPARKRVVIVGGGFGGVNAVTALGKLPVDVTLVDRRNYHLFQPLLYQVALAVLSPADIAQPIRSLVRDHPNVDVLMDEAVGFDLVQRRVFLKTGVQLEYDYLILATGSTHSYFGRDDWAKLAPGLKTVEDATEIRRRVLLAFELAERQMMEKGTHPALNFVIIGGGPTGVELAGAISDIAQLYMTRDFRHIDPSMAQVLILEGGPHILTAYPEDLQQKALQQLAELKVKVRTGAHVSDVQPGYVMVGEERIDAVVTLWAAGVQASPLGKMLGVETDKRGAVFVDGHLNPPGHPEIFICGDLAHFEQDGKQVPGVAQPAMQMGRYAAQRIGRLVAADLGSDGSGRDEQFRYFDKGDMATIGRKAAVANIEWPFKAHWSGFPAWMTWLVVHIFFLIGFRNRLSVFRQWAWTYLTFSDGARLITGSQELPGWNSQEDLVGVTAKPLDMNSPKT; encoded by the coding sequence ATGGCGGTATCAGCAGCAACAGGAAGCGGACCTGCACGAAAGCGAGTCGTGATTGTGGGTGGTGGCTTTGGCGGGGTCAATGCGGTGACGGCTCTGGGCAAACTTCCGGTCGACGTTACTCTGGTGGACCGCAGAAACTATCATCTGTTTCAGCCTCTGCTGTACCAGGTGGCGTTGGCGGTGCTCTCTCCGGCAGACATTGCGCAGCCGATTCGCTCGCTCGTGCGAGATCATCCGAATGTCGATGTGCTGATGGATGAGGCTGTCGGCTTTGATCTGGTACAGCGTCGTGTTTTTCTGAAGACTGGCGTGCAGCTTGAGTACGACTACCTGATTCTTGCGACGGGCTCGACGCACTCTTACTTCGGCAGGGACGACTGGGCCAAGCTTGCGCCGGGACTGAAGACGGTCGAAGATGCGACGGAGATTCGCCGGCGGGTGCTGCTGGCCTTTGAGCTGGCGGAGCGGCAGATGATGGAGAAGGGAACACATCCAGCTTTGAACTTCGTGATCATCGGCGGCGGCCCGACCGGGGTGGAACTTGCCGGCGCTATCAGCGACATTGCGCAGCTTTACATGACGCGGGATTTTCGTCACATCGATCCTTCGATGGCGCAGGTTCTTATTCTTGAGGGCGGACCGCATATTCTTACGGCCTATCCGGAAGATCTGCAGCAGAAGGCTCTGCAGCAGCTTGCCGAGCTAAAGGTGAAGGTGCGCACGGGCGCTCACGTCAGCGATGTGCAGCCCGGCTATGTGATGGTCGGCGAAGAACGCATCGACGCGGTGGTGACGCTGTGGGCGGCGGGAGTGCAGGCCTCGCCGCTGGGCAAGATGCTGGGCGTTGAGACCGACAAGCGCGGTGCGGTGTTTGTGGATGGGCATCTGAATCCGCCGGGGCATCCGGAGATCTTTATCTGTGGCGATCTGGCTCACTTCGAGCAGGACGGCAAGCAGGTGCCCGGTGTGGCGCAGCCCGCGATGCAGATGGGCCGTTATGCCGCCCAGCGTATCGGCCGGCTGGTGGCCGCAGACCTGGGCAGCGATGGAAGCGGCAGGGACGAGCAGTTTCGCTACTTCGATAAAGGGGATATGGCTACGATCGGGCGCAAGGCGGCGGTGGCCAATATCGAATGGCCATTCAAGGCCCACTGGAGCGGCTTTCCGGCGTGGATGACTTGGCTGGTGGTTCATATCTTCTTTCTCATCGGCTTTCGCAATCGGCTTAGCGTCTTCCGGCAGTGGGCGTGGACGTATCTGACGTTCAGCGATGGTGCGAGGCTGATCACGGGCTCGCAGGAGCTGCCGGGGTGGAACTCGCAGGAGGACCTTGTTGGCGTTACTGCGAAGCCGCTGGATATGAACTCGCCTAAGACCTGA
- a CDS encoding IPT/TIG domain-containing protein codes for MSRPDASSRTRSGIRLQALCTLAIFWFASAATVWAGGPRWVTGPPYFTTSGVPVVWYTKQPLYFTDPGDLSSSVNHAAADALVAAAAGVWNVPTASLVLAQGGALDEHVSGANAFLGANGPIFPADVESGNYLAKQIAVIYDSDGSITDLLLGNGASDPSGCRQNGVTESVDSIVPTGFIQHAILILNGRCTGPAPQQQMQLQYQLMRAFGRVLGLGWSQTNDNVFTDSPQPTANQALYWPVMHPIDIICGPYTYQCMPQPFTLRPDDLSALAELYFIAQGQAGPGKMDSLLNANELNGHLNFPGVEGMQGVNVVVRRWAQFTLPSKIEDWYVASGVSGSFYRQSNGNPVTGKDSSMAGSQGTQDSWYQGYTLIQRIPMLPGSWQQLILETEPVNPLYTGQYAVGPYIANTVAPSGSDPVLTEGLYGSYTQAYFDWATDNPVTACNSGADGTEAAPAAVPAQGWWQDQLCGYGHSAWSSLSVKANRSLTVEVTAEDEQGFASSVKAMPVIGVWNATDALGSLPGVAGTEEAFNGESNGMTTLGTSFTQPDQLRIAIADQRGDGRPDFNYRARVLYADSLSPATVSAAGGTVTITGMGFRTGNTVTVNGVAATVSSWTANTIVATAPSIHALGSTTALVADVVVTDLSTGGTTVMTQALSYSAPVPVLSLVSAPSGQVEVGVSAATPFVVRVLDGDGATPVMGEAVTFTATVGTVQFAACGAASCTVYTDANGMASTLVTPLSAGAITLQAAGVDGTAVASFTAAARVQTATAVQAMEYIAAAATFAWTPQISVSDNFASTAGVAVGWQTTSGAVSVAPASSAVNSQGIAQTVATAGPLTAGAEATLSGCAWTNVCASFTTVGVDLADLRVIVVSGANQSVSANGTIAPVVLQVTDTASHLVGGAVVQIFETVNAWQPACPGRGRCPIAPVLASSQSSAVSDANGLLTVVPQQIVGIAETTNLAAGVGTQGFLSLALQKQP; via the coding sequence ATGTCACGCCCTGACGCCAGCTCACGAACTAGATCCGGGATACGACTGCAAGCGCTTTGCACACTGGCGATCTTCTGGTTCGCGAGTGCGGCGACGGTTTGGGCCGGAGGGCCGCGCTGGGTGACTGGGCCACCGTACTTTACGACGTCCGGGGTTCCTGTGGTCTGGTACACGAAGCAGCCGCTTTATTTCACGGACCCCGGCGATTTGAGCTCGAGTGTGAACCACGCGGCTGCGGATGCTCTTGTGGCTGCTGCGGCGGGGGTGTGGAATGTTCCGACGGCGAGCCTGGTGCTGGCGCAGGGCGGTGCTCTGGATGAGCATGTGAGCGGAGCCAATGCTTTTCTTGGGGCGAATGGGCCGATCTTTCCGGCGGATGTCGAGAGCGGCAACTACCTGGCCAAGCAGATTGCCGTGATCTACGACAGTGATGGTTCGATCACGGATCTTTTGCTGGGCAATGGAGCGAGCGACCCTTCGGGATGTCGGCAGAATGGAGTGACCGAGAGCGTCGATTCGATTGTGCCGACTGGATTCATTCAGCACGCGATTCTCATCCTCAATGGCCGGTGCACCGGGCCTGCTCCTCAGCAGCAGATGCAGTTGCAGTATCAGTTGATGCGGGCGTTTGGCCGCGTGCTTGGCCTGGGGTGGTCGCAGACCAATGACAACGTCTTTACCGACAGCCCGCAACCTACTGCCAACCAGGCGCTGTACTGGCCGGTGATGCATCCGATCGATATCATCTGCGGCCCATACACCTACCAGTGCATGCCGCAGCCGTTTACCTTGCGGCCGGATGACCTGTCGGCCCTGGCGGAACTTTACTTTATCGCTCAAGGGCAGGCGGGTCCGGGGAAGATGGATAGCCTGCTGAATGCGAATGAGCTTAACGGTCATCTGAACTTTCCCGGCGTAGAGGGGATGCAGGGGGTGAACGTAGTCGTACGTCGTTGGGCGCAGTTCACCTTGCCGTCGAAGATCGAAGACTGGTATGTCGCCTCTGGAGTCTCGGGTTCGTTCTATCGTCAATCGAATGGCAACCCGGTCACGGGTAAGGATTCGTCGATGGCAGGGAGTCAGGGGACCCAGGACTCCTGGTACCAGGGGTATACCTTGATTCAACGAATACCGATGCTTCCCGGCAGCTGGCAGCAACTGATTCTAGAGACCGAACCTGTCAATCCGCTGTATACGGGGCAATACGCGGTGGGACCTTACATCGCCAATACCGTGGCGCCCTCTGGCTCGGACCCGGTGCTTACTGAAGGACTCTACGGCAGCTACACGCAAGCGTATTTTGATTGGGCGACCGACAATCCAGTGACCGCCTGCAACTCTGGCGCGGACGGAACGGAGGCTGCACCCGCGGCAGTGCCGGCGCAGGGATGGTGGCAGGATCAGCTTTGCGGGTATGGGCACTCTGCCTGGTCTTCGCTCTCGGTCAAAGCCAATCGCTCGTTGACCGTTGAGGTGACGGCGGAGGATGAGCAGGGGTTCGCAAGCAGCGTAAAGGCGATGCCGGTGATTGGCGTATGGAACGCGACCGATGCGCTGGGCTCTCTGCCTGGGGTTGCCGGTACGGAAGAGGCCTTCAACGGCGAGAGTAACGGCATGACCACACTGGGGACCTCCTTTACGCAACCGGATCAGTTACGAATAGCGATCGCCGATCAGCGCGGAGACGGACGGCCTGACTTCAACTATAGAGCTCGCGTGCTCTACGCAGACTCGTTGAGCCCGGCCACGGTCAGTGCGGCGGGAGGGACGGTCACAATCACCGGGATGGGCTTTCGCACGGGGAATACGGTCACGGTGAATGGGGTTGCGGCCACGGTTTCGAGCTGGACTGCAAACACGATTGTGGCTACGGCGCCTTCGATTCATGCTCTGGGCTCGACGACCGCGCTGGTGGCTGATGTGGTGGTGACGGATCTGTCAACCGGGGGGACGACGGTGATGACGCAGGCGCTGAGCTATTCTGCGCCGGTGCCTGTGCTCAGCCTGGTGAGTGCGCCGTCGGGCCAGGTGGAGGTTGGGGTGAGTGCTGCGACGCCGTTTGTGGTGAGGGTGCTGGACGGCGATGGGGCGACTCCAGTGATGGGCGAGGCTGTCACGTTTACTGCGACCGTCGGCACGGTGCAGTTCGCCGCTTGTGGCGCGGCCAGTTGCACCGTCTACACGGACGCGAACGGCATGGCATCGACGCTGGTGACTCCGCTGAGCGCGGGTGCGATTACGCTGCAGGCGGCCGGAGTCGATGGCACGGCGGTTGCTTCCTTCACGGCGGCGGCGCGGGTGCAGACGGCGACCGCGGTGCAGGCGATGGAGTACATTGCGGCGGCCGCAACCTTTGCATGGACGCCACAGATCAGCGTGAGCGATAACTTTGCCTCGACGGCAGGGGTGGCGGTTGGCTGGCAGACGACTTCGGGTGCGGTCTCGGTGGCGCCGGCCAGCTCTGCGGTGAACTCGCAGGGGATCGCGCAGACAGTTGCGACGGCTGGTCCGTTGACGGCGGGTGCTGAGGCGACGCTGTCTGGCTGCGCGTGGACGAACGTCTGTGCTTCGTTTACTACGGTGGGCGTGGACCTTGCGGACCTGCGCGTGATCGTGGTGAGCGGAGCCAATCAGAGTGTCTCGGCGAATGGAACGATCGCGCCGGTGGTTCTGCAGGTTACGGATACGGCGTCTCATCTTGTTGGGGGCGCGGTGGTTCAGATCTTTGAGACTGTGAACGCCTGGCAACCGGCGTGTCCGGGCCGGGGCCGTTGTCCGATCGCGCCTGTGCTTGCCTCCTCGCAGTCTTCTGCTGTCTCGGACGCGAATGGTTTGTTGACGGTTGTTCCGCAGCAGATCGTGGGCATCGCCGAGACGACGAACCTCGCTGCGGGTGTGGGTACACAGGGCTTTCTTTCGCTTGCCTTGCAGAAGCAGCCTTGA
- a CDS encoding allantoinase — translation MANLTLVYGMRLLPADEIASVGEAPVTLKNGNEAHVTLHVLEGSREEIEAQLRMSIDAFFDFYPEI, via the coding sequence ATGGCAAACCTGACCCTTGTGTATGGAATGAGGCTGTTACCTGCGGATGAGATCGCATCGGTGGGCGAGGCGCCCGTAACCCTGAAGAACGGCAACGAGGCACATGTGACGCTGCATGTGCTGGAGGGCAGCCGGGAGGAGATCGAGGCGCAACTGCGGATGAGCATCGACGCGTTCTTCGACTTCTACCCGGAGATCTAA
- the trxB gene encoding thioredoxin-disulfide reductase → MPENITHDTVILGSGCAGLTAAIYTARANLKPLVLEGHEPGGQLSITTLVENFPGWPEGVQGPELIENMKKQSIRFGAELRLAHLSSIDLTKRPFALNLGKETIHTRTLIIASGASARWLNLPSEQALIGHGVTSCATCDGFFASGKEIAVIGGGDTAMEEALFLTRFASKVTILNRSEKFRASKIMLDRAMAHPNIRFLSSTVVEEVLGVDEKDVKGLRVKNQLSGEQYVLPVAFMFLAIGHIPNAEAFRGMIDLDPEGYIQTRNNVFTTLNGEIIPGVFACGDIQDRRYRQAITAAGSGCMAALEVEKYLEEHGR, encoded by the coding sequence ATGCCCGAAAACATAACGCACGACACTGTCATCCTCGGTTCAGGCTGCGCCGGACTCACCGCTGCCATCTACACCGCGCGCGCCAACCTCAAGCCGCTCGTCCTCGAAGGACACGAGCCCGGCGGCCAGCTCTCCATCACCACCCTGGTTGAAAACTTTCCCGGCTGGCCCGAGGGCGTCCAGGGCCCCGAGCTCATCGAGAACATGAAGAAGCAGTCCATCCGCTTCGGAGCCGAACTCCGCCTCGCCCACCTCAGCTCCATCGACCTCACCAAACGTCCCTTCGCCCTCAACCTCGGCAAGGAGACCATCCACACCCGCACCCTCATCATCGCCTCCGGTGCCAGCGCCCGCTGGCTGAATCTCCCCTCCGAGCAGGCCCTCATCGGCCACGGCGTCACCTCCTGCGCCACCTGCGACGGCTTCTTCGCCTCAGGCAAAGAGATCGCCGTCATCGGCGGCGGCGACACCGCCATGGAAGAGGCTCTCTTCCTCACCCGCTTCGCCTCCAAGGTCACCATCCTCAACCGCAGCGAGAAGTTCCGCGCCTCCAAGATCATGCTCGACCGCGCCATGGCTCACCCCAACATCCGCTTCCTCTCCAGCACCGTCGTCGAAGAGGTCCTCGGCGTAGACGAGAAGGACGTCAAGGGCCTCCGCGTCAAAAACCAGCTCTCCGGCGAGCAGTATGTTCTGCCCGTCGCCTTCATGTTCCTCGCCATCGGCCACATCCCCAACGCCGAAGCCTTCCGCGGTATGATCGACCTCGATCCAGAGGGCTACATCCAGACGCGCAACAACGTCTTCACCACCCTCAACGGCGAGATCATCCCCGGCGTCTTCGCCTGCGGAGACATTCAGGACCGCCGCTACCGCCAGGCCATCACCGCCGCCGGCTCCGGCTGCATGGCCGCCCTCGAGGTCGAAAAGTACCTCGAAGAACACGGCAGATAA